From the genome of Gemmatimonadota bacterium:
CAGCTCGCTCTCCAGGAACAACGGCTCGCGCAATGCCGGCGTCAGCCACTGAATTGCGCCGCGAACCGAATCCGCCGGCACGGTGAGATAGTAGCTCACCGTTTCTTCCTGCGTCGTTCCGTTGAACACGGCGCCCAGCTGCGCGGCGCGATCGAGATACATCTCGCTCTCCGGATACTGCTGGTTCGCCCGGAAGAACATGTGCTCGTACATGTGAGCAAGACCAGCATATTCAGGCGTCTGGGTGAACGAGCCGTTCCGCACGTTGACCTCGACGGTAGCGAGTGGAACGCCGTGGTTCTCCACTACTATCACCTCGAGTCCGTTCGGCAACACACGTCGCTGAATGATCTTCTCGAGAGCGGCACGCTGAGCTGGCAGAACTGCTGGCACAAGCGCCGGAAGCAAACATGCTCCGGCAACGAGTGCCAGTAACGCCAACGCCCTCTGATGCGGTCGAACTTTCATCTTCCTCACTTGCGTGGAAACATCTCGTCCCTGTTCGCGAGCTCGTACGCAGTTGCGGCGACCACCACCGCGGCCTGCTTCAGATCCTCGAGCTCCAGATGGTCATACACGTCGTTCGAGGTATGGTGCGTCCGGAGGCCATATTCGATCGGATCCTGGATGAAGTTGAACCCGGGAATACCAGCGTCGTCGAACGAAACGTGGTCCGTGCTCCCGGTATTCCCGTGCCGTACCGCTACCACACCGAGGTCATGGAACGGCCACAGAATCTGCTCGAATATCGGGATCGCCTTTGCGTTACCCTGGTCCCACACCCCACGAATCCTGCCGGTACCGTTGTCCAGGTTGAGATACGCCGAGATCTTCGGTGCCAGCTCCGGATGCTTTTTGATCCATCCCCGCGATCCATAAATCCCTTCTTCTTCGCCGCTCCACAGAGCGATCCTGATCGTACGCCTGGGGTGCAGATCGAGCGTCTTGAGGATGCGCATCGCTTCCATCATCACGATGGTGCCAGCCGCGTTGTCAGTCGCGCCATTTCCATAATGCCAGGAGTCGAGATGAGCACCAATCATCACATACTCGTCCGGCTTGTCTGTCCCACGAATATCGCCGAGTGTGTTGTATGCGTTCAGATCATCCGTGAGAAATCTGTTCTGTACGTTGAGCTGCACAGTGACGGGTACTCCGCTTGTCACGTTGCGGTACATCTCGTTGTATTGCTCCTGCTGCACTATGACGTTCGGTACGGGAATCGGCATGGCTGGATTAGTCGCGGACCAGTCTCCGCCGCCGCGTATCGTTCCGTACGCACTTCCCGAACCAGTAATCACACCAGCCACGCCGGCGGCACGCAGCAGTGAATCTCCGTGAGCCTGCTGTTTCTGAATCTTCACCAGCAGAGTGTCCCATCCGATCGCTGGGCGAGCGCGCTGATTGACCGGCGCCAGTAGCGAGTCGACCGGTGTGCGGCGCTCTTCGGGATCACGAAACTCGGGCGGCAGCGGACGTGCTGGCGCGAGCAACACGAGTGCACCGCGGAGCCTGGTGCCGTACTTGGCAATGCTGTCGACGCCGCCTTCGACCACCATCACAGGTGCCGTTATCGTCCCTTTTGTGCTTCCGGTCCACGCACTCGCTTGGCCTGGCATCGGCTGGCTGTATGGAGTGAGGATGCGGCCCTCGTACGACACGTTCTCCCAACCACGCCCGAAACGGCCCCACGGCTCGACTTCGACCCCCGTCAGCCCCCACGACTTCAGCGTCGTCGCGGTCCACTCGTTCGCCGCCTTCATCCCCGGTGAGCCGGTGAGCCGCGGTCCTATCACATCCGTTAGATGATGCGCGAGCGCCGGAATCTGGGAGCGCTCGAGTCCCTCCTGCCGTATGCGCGCGACTACACCGAGATCCACCTTCTCCTGCGCGATCTGTCCGCTCGCCTGACTCACCGGAATGGTCAGAACCAATGTGGCGGCAACCATCGCCACCGCTGGAATCGCGAACAGCGCGCGGGCGCGCAACATGACACGAGCTCTTGAATGCCCTGACATCAATGAATTCCTTTGAATCGAGTGACTGACTGAGACGTGAACTTCACGCCGTATATTTGATTGGCTATGCGATCGCACCATAACCTATGACTGGGCTCGACAACATGACGAGCGATGGCGCCGCGCCGACAGAAAACTACGCGTACGAGGACCTGGCGGCTCTGCTCGATCCGTCGCGGCTCCTTCGCGACGAGCCCATCGGTCCATACACGACGTTTCGCATCGGCGGCCCGGCGGATCTTTTCTATTCCGCCGATTCAGCCGATGATCTGGCCAACGCAATCACCGCTGCTCGGCGCACAGGTGTTGCCTTCTTCGTGCTCGGTTTGGGCGCGAACATTCTCGTTGGAGACCGGGGGTTTCGCGGGCTGGTTATCCGAAACCGCGCCCGCAGCTTCGAGTTTCACGACGACGGACACCTCCACGCGGAAAGCGGCGTTGTCATGGCCGATCTCATTCCGCAGGCAGTCGAGCGGGGATGGTCCGGCCTCGAACACTACGTTGGAATTCCCAGTACCGTTGGTGGCGCAGTATGGCAGAATCTGCACTTTCTCAGTCCAGCTCCTGAGCGCAACCGAACGATGTTCATCGCCGAAGTGGTGGACTCGTGCGACATTCTGAGCGCGGAAGGCGATCGGCGTACCGTCGGTACCGAATACTTGCAGTTCGGGTACGACGACTCGGTGTTCCACCATCGTGCGGATTACGCCCTTGCCGTCACGTTCCAGCTCGATAAAGGTGACCCGGCCGTAATGCACCGAATCATTCAGGAAAATCTCAGCTGGCGCGGTGCCAGACATCCCTGGCTGCAGTTCCATCCGTCGGCAGGCTCCATCTTCCGAAAGATCGAAGGTGTCGGAGCGGGACGTCTGATTGACCAGCTCGGCATGAAGGGGCATCGCATCGGTGGCGCTCAGATCTCGCACATCCACGCGAATATCATGGTGAACCTGGGCGGTGCAACCGCGCGCGACGTGCGCGAGCTGATCGCGCTTGCGCAACGACGCGTGAAGGATGAGCTGGGCCACGAGCTCACACCCGAGATCGCATTCGTGGGTGAATTCTGATGGCGGCAGAAAGGGATGGGACAAACGACATCGTCGTCATTCGTACGTTCCCGGACGCTATTTCTGCGCACATCGCTCAGGCCGCACTCGATGCGAACGACATTCGCTCCATCATCGTCGGCGACGACGCAGGGGGCGCGTATCCAGCACTGACATTCTCGAATGGAGTACGACTTGCCGTGCAACATTCGGATGCAGTGAAGGCGCTTCGGCTACTCGACCAGGAGGAATCATGATCCGCAAACTCAAGTCAGGCGAGTACCGCCTGTACTCGAAAAAGACCGATCCAAAGACCGGGAAGCGACGTAATCTTGGTACCTTCAATACACGCGCAGCCGCTGAGAAACACGAGCGCGACGTACAGTATTTCAAGCGACACTAACAATTTGAACGATCGTTCGATCGACGAGGTTTAAGGATGACCGCCAAGGCAACATTTGGTGCCGGATGCTTCTGGGGAACGCAGGCCACCTTCGAGAAGATTCCCGGCGTCACTGCCACGGCCGCAGGTTATGAAGGCGGGACGAAGCCCAATCCCACATACGAAGAAGTGTGCAGCCACGCCACCGGACACGCGGAAGTGGTCCAGGTCGAGTTCGATCCAGCGTTGGTGAGCTACAATACGCTGCTCGACGTCTTCTGGAACAACCACAACCCGACCAGCCTCAATCGCCAGGGCCCGGATGTGGGAACGCAGTACCGGTCGGCGATCTTCTATCACGACGAAGAGCAGAAGGAGCTGGCCGAGCAGTCAAAGGAAGTCCTTTCCGAGACCGGCCGGTTCAAGCAACCAATCGTCACGCAGATCGTGCCCGCGTCCACTTTCTGGATAGCGGAAGACTACCATCAGAGCTATCTGGATAAGCACGGCTTGGCGACGTGCCACGTCTGAGAGAGAACTCCCCTCATATGTCCCGAGAGCGCTCCTGAGTAACCTTCTCTGATGCATGAGTCCGGGAACGGAGAGGATGCCGTTACACTCGTCCATCCATCAGGAGCTTCCGCTCGCATAACCCATCACGGCGCCCATGTCGTGAGCTGGGTCGATGCGAGCGGCAAGGAACGGTTGTATCTCAGTCCCAAGGCGCAGTTCGGACCCGGTCAGGCAATTCGCGGTGGCATTCCCGTAATCTTCCCGCAGTTCGCGACCGGTCCGCTCCCGAAACATGGATTTCTCCGAACCCGTCGCTGG
Proteins encoded in this window:
- a CDS encoding M20/M25/M40 family metallo-hydrolase; this translates as MLRARALFAIPAVAMVAATLVLTIPVSQASGQIAQEKVDLGVVARIRQEGLERSQIPALAHHLTDVIGPRLTGSPGMKAANEWTATTLKSWGLTGVEVEPWGRFGRGWENVSYEGRILTPYSQPMPGQASAWTGSTKGTITAPVMVVEGGVDSIAKYGTRLRGALVLLAPARPLPPEFRDPEERRTPVDSLLAPVNQRARPAIGWDTLLVKIQKQQAHGDSLLRAAGVAGVITGSGSAYGTIRGGGDWSATNPAMPIPVPNVIVQQEQYNEMYRNVTSGVPVTVQLNVQNRFLTDDLNAYNTLGDIRGTDKPDEYVMIGAHLDSWHYGNGATDNAAGTIVMMEAMRILKTLDLHPRRTIRIALWSGEEEGIYGSRGWIKKHPELAPKISAYLNLDNGTGRIRGVWDQGNAKAIPIFEQILWPFHDLGVVAVRHGNTGSTDHVSFDDAGIPGFNFIQDPIEYGLRTHHTSNDVYDHLELEDLKQAAVVVAATAYELANRDEMFPRK
- the murB gene encoding UDP-N-acetylmuramate dehydrogenase — its product is MTGLDNMTSDGAAPTENYAYEDLAALLDPSRLLRDEPIGPYTTFRIGGPADLFYSADSADDLANAITAARRTGVAFFVLGLGANILVGDRGFRGLVIRNRARSFEFHDDGHLHAESGVVMADLIPQAVERGWSGLEHYVGIPSTVGGAVWQNLHFLSPAPERNRTMFIAEVVDSCDILSAEGDRRTVGTEYLQFGYDDSVFHHRADYALAVTFQLDKGDPAVMHRIIQENLSWRGARHPWLQFHPSAGSIFRKIEGVGAGRLIDQLGMKGHRIGGAQISHIHANIMVNLGGATARDVRELIALAQRRVKDELGHELTPEIAFVGEF
- a CDS encoding DUF2007 domain-containing protein; protein product: MAAERDGTNDIVVIRTFPDAISAHIAQAALDANDIRSIIVGDDAGGAYPALTFSNGVRLAVQHSDAVKALRLLDQEES
- the msrA gene encoding peptide-methionine (S)-S-oxide reductase MsrA produces the protein MTAKATFGAGCFWGTQATFEKIPGVTATAAGYEGGTKPNPTYEEVCSHATGHAEVVQVEFDPALVSYNTLLDVFWNNHNPTSLNRQGPDVGTQYRSAIFYHDEEQKELAEQSKEVLSETGRFKQPIVTQIVPASTFWIAEDYHQSYLDKHGLATCHV